In one Fusarium falciforme chromosome 5, complete sequence genomic region, the following are encoded:
- a CDS encoding TRP-N domain-containing protein, with amino-acid sequence MWSCIMKPLAVLASVAALAAPVSGEKLLYSNSLNACQKENGFSASMFQVTLTPNNGSARVVAAATSSIQGKVIFDIRLSAYGYQFLQKEFDPCTNNLPGLCPMVSGKIPFKFNLPVGKENLQQVPGIAYTVPDLDATVRVYVNRSDTRESVACVEADFSNGKTVDLVGVKWATAVIAGLGLVASAIVSGVGHANTAAHVASNSLSLFGYFQAQAILGLTSVGLPPIVSSWTQDFQWSMGIIKVGFMQDIFTWYQRATGGTPESILYTVGSISVEVQKRSLQLASNSVDLFKRGAAMMPRAIVDLAKRGNIQNDDGTYTVYGIQRVAFKAKIESTNLFMTGLTFFCAFVVITVLALAAFKGILELCVRQNWMSKDKFMDFRNGWLTILKGVLFRLTLIGFPQMTILCLWEFTQRDSPAEVVLAVFFLFGMIFSLAWGASKVIRIARRSVAMHRNPAYILFSDPQALNKWGFLYVQFRASAYYFIVPILIYTLVKSMFVALSQKNSVAQAIGFIIIEVGYLIAASVLRPWMDKPTNSFNIAIGAINFINAIFLLIFSNVFGLPKIVVGVVGVILFVLNAAFALILLLMLIVSTTIVFFRKNPDARYQFMADDRASFMKSQTQLNTTTELDALAATARGDKTGYNKHLDLDEEDSMSSESLRRRAEMNNQSQSSFHRGDAPPRSPVNPSMPLFPADGRPQSPFRSASPSPYQQSGSPLVQQRSNNNSSPGGYRSQNNASPWQRGAGYDH; translated from the exons ATGTGGTCTTGTATAATGAAACCGTTGGCGGTTCTCGCCTCAGTAGCCGCCTTGGCGGCGCCCGTCTCGGGTGAGAAGCTGCTCTATTCCAACTCTCTCAACGCCTGCCAGAAGGAGAACGGTTTCAGTGCCAGTATGTTCCAGGTCACCTTGACGCCAAACAACGGTTCCGCAAGAGTTGTGGCCGCTGCGACTTCGTCCATCCAAGGCAAGGTCATCTTTGACATTCGACTGTCCGCCTACGGCTACCAGTTCCTCCAGAAAGAGTTTGACCCTTGCACCAACAACCTTCCCGGTCTCTGCCCCATGGTTTCTGGCAAGATTCCCTTCAAGTTCAACCTCCCTGTTGGAAAGGAGAACCTCCAGCAAGTTCCTGGAATCGCCTACACTGTCCCCGATCTCGATGCCACCGTCCGTGTTTACGTCAACAGGAGCGACACGAGAGAGTCTGTCGCTTGTGTGGAAGCCGACTTTTCCAATGGAAAGACTGTCGATCTCGTGGGTGTCAAGTGGGCGACTGCCGTCATTGCTGGATTGGGACTTGTCGCCTCTGCCATTGTGTCGGGTGTCGGTCACGCCAACACGGCTGCTCACGTCGCTTCCAACTCTCTCTCGCTTTTCGGTTATTTCCAGGCGCAGGCCATTCTCGGTCTTACCAGCGTTGGACTCCCCCCCATTGTCTCTTCCTGGACTCAGGACTTCCAGTGGTCTATGGGCATTATCAAGGTCGGATTTATGCAGGATATTTTCACTTGGTATCAGAGAGCCACTGGTGGTACCCCCGAATCTATCCTCTACACCGTTGGCTCGATTTCCGTCGAAGTTCAGAAGCGAAGCCTGCAACTTGCCTCCAACAGTGTCGACCTTTTCAAGCGTGGTGCGGCTATGATGCCCCGAGCCATTGTCGACCTCGCCAAGCGTGGAAACATTCAGAACGATGACGGTACATATACCGTCTACGGTATTCAGCGTGTTgccttcaaggccaagattgagTCGACAAACCTGTTCATGACAGGTCTCACCTTCTTTTGCGCCTTTGTTGTCATCACGGTCCTAGCCCTCGCCGCCTTCAAGGGCATCTTGGAGCTCTGCGTTCGCCAGAACTGGATGTCCAAGGACAAGTTCATGGACTTCCGCAACGGCTGGCTCACCATCCTCAAGGGTGTTTTGTTCCGCCTGACCCTAATTGGTTTCCCCCAGATGACTATTCTCTGCCTTTGGGAGTTTACCCAGCGCGACTCGCCGGCCGAAGTTGTCCtggccgtcttcttcctctttggcaTGATCTTCAGTCTTGCCTGGGGTGCCAGCAAGGTTATCCGCATCGCCCGCCGCTCCGTCGCCATGCACCGCAACCCGGCCTACATCCTCTTCTCGGATCCTCAGGCTCTCAACAAGTGGGGTTTCCTCTACGTCCAGTTCCGAGCCTCTGCCTACTACTTCATCGTTCCTATTCTGATCTACACCCTGGTCAAGTCCATGTTTGTGGCCCTGTCCCAGAAGAACAGCGTCGCTCAGGCCATTGGCTTCATTATCATTGAAGTTGGTTACCTGATTGCCGCTTCGGTTCTCCGACCCTGGATGGACAAGCCCACCAACTCGTTCAACATTGCCATTGGTGCCATCAACTTTATTAACGCAATTTTCcttctcatcttctccaacGTCTTTGGCCTGCCCAAGATCgtcgttggtgttgtgggCGTCATTCTCTTCGTCCTCAACGCGGCTTTCGCCCTCATTCTCCTTCTCATGCTTATCGTGTCGACTACCATTGTCTTCTTCCGAAAGAACCCCGATGCGCGGTACCAGTTTATGGCCGATGATCGTGCTTCTTTTATGAAGTCCCAGACCCAGCTCAACACCACTACTGAGCTTGATGCTCTTGCGGCCACCGCTCGAGGCGACAAGACGGGTTACAACAAGCACCTCgaccttgatgaggaggactcGATGTCTTCGGAGAGCCTTCGGAGGCGAGCTGAGATGAACAACCAGTCCCAGTCCTCGTTCCACCGAGGTGATGCTCCTCCCCGATCCCCAGTGAACCCCTCGATGCCTCTGTTCCCTGCCGACGGACGGCCCCAGAGCCCCTTCCGCTCTGCTTCCCCTAGCCCTTACCAACAGTCGGGGTCGCCGCTTGTTCAGCAACGGTCAAACAACAACTCTAGCCCGGGTGGATACCGATCACAGAACAACGCCAG CCCATGGCAGCGAGGTGCCGGCTATGATCACTAA